A single Elaeis guineensis isolate ETL-2024a chromosome 15, EG11, whole genome shotgun sequence DNA region contains:
- the LOC105058257 gene encoding BRI1 kinase inhibitor 1 has protein sequence MDAHKPQRGEREANQGSKEDEETLPPPLPPSSNSSPSHDFSFSISVLPSSMSSPNPIKCNKAMLSTAVDMAPADDIFFHGHLLPLHFVSYSSISPRPSDISIENLSLPLEYQNNYRHNNTETGETRERTKFKSLSSFFGLVKWRKASDPGEKEEEKKKKKGIDVSRFLKKYVTMLELFFFFKGKKEKRDLRRRHYSISGYSNPKERVGWRRRRGEVSAPASMRTSPTNSGLLSAYSDVSTMEEFQSAIQAAIAHCKNSTAPKEEK, from the coding sequence ATGGACGCACACAAGCcccaaagaggagagagagaagccaACCAAGGATCAAAAGAAGATGAGGAAACTCTCCCACCACCTCTGCCTCCATCCTCCAACTCTTCCCCTTCCCATGACTTCTCCTTCTCAATCTCTGTACTCCCTTCTTCCATGTCATCACCGAACCCCATCAAATGCAACAAGGCCATGCTATCCACTGCTGTCGACATGGCCCCGGCCGACGACATCTTCTTCCATGGCCACCTCCTTCCCCTCCACTTCGTGTCCTATTCCTCCATCTCTCCCCGCCCTTCCGACATCTCCATCGAAAACCTTAGCCTTCCTCTTGAGTACCAAAACAACTATCGCCATAACAACACCGAGACTGGCGAGACCAGGGAGAGAACCAAGTTCAAGTCCTTGTCTTCCTTCTTCGGGCTTGTAAAGTGGAGGAAGGCGAGTGACCCaggagaaaaagaggaggagaagaagaagaagaagggaattGACGTGAGCCGGTTCCTAAAAAAGTATGTTACTATGCTGgagcttttcttcttctttaagggAAAGAAGGAGAAGCGTGACCTTCGTCGCAGACATTACTCCATCTCGGGATATTCGAACCCAAAGGAGAGGGTTggatggaggagaagaagaggtgaAGTCTCTGCACCAGCCTCTATGAGAACGTCTCCGACGAACAGCGGCCTCCTCTCGGCCTACTCGGACGTGAGCACGATGGAAGAATTCCAGAGTGCGATCCAGGCAGCCATAGCGCACTGTAAGAATTCTACTGCACCGAAGGAGGAGAAATGA
- the LOC105058255 gene encoding uncharacterized protein, which produces MACVNMFNPEHQGFRGVPAAPPMSPRISFSNDFVMEPPPPAPRTPAPPADPNFEFSVGSHHMMAADQLFFKGRLLPLKENHHGAGAQRVTTLRDELRAHDGDDDGRPPKGSIRWKELLGLRKGPCPAGKRNDKNDRAMEAADVHVGKSAPEEL; this is translated from the exons ATGGCATGTGTTAACATGTTCAATCCGGAGCACCAGGGTTTCCGTGGAGTGCCGGCGGCTCCGCCGATGAGTCCCCGCATCTCCTTCTCCAACGACTTCGTCATGGAACCACCACCACCAGCCCCGCGCACGCCAGCGCCGCCGGCCGACCCCAACTTCGAGTTCTCGGTGGGCAGCCACCACATGATGGCGGCCGACCAGCTCTTCTTCAAGGGCCGGCTCCTCCCCCTCAAGGAGAACCACCACGGCGCCGGCGCCCAGAGGGTGACTACCCTCCGCGACGAGCTCCGTGCCCATGATGGCGATGACGACGGCCGGCCACCAAAGGGTTCCATTAGGTGGAAGGAGCTCCTTGGGCTCAGGAAGGGCCCCTGCCCTGCGGGCAAAAGGAACGATAAGAATGACAGGGCAATGGAGGCTGCAGACGTGCACGTTGGAAAGTCTGCACCTGAG GAGCTATGA